From Streptomyces qinzhouensis, one genomic window encodes:
- a CDS encoding APC family permease has protein sequence MNQSPTALEPPPGPTAPATGATPPPPGANGLAKGRIGTFDLVFFVVAAAAPLTVLAGVAPFAIGIGGPATPLGYLVSGVLLVLFAAGFTAMSRHVRNAGAFYAYVARGLGRTLGVATAYLATLSYNLIAPGVAAGFGYFASTTIEDLTGAEVPWWPLATLCVLGVGVLGWLRVTLSAKVLGIALVLEVLVLLVMEVGILADRGTEAFDTTSFDPSVLASSAGMAGMFVLVIGAFTGFEATAIYAEEARDPARTVPKATFIAIGFLALFYAFSVWVLMGGFGTDSSVSMARAADGPQLTFNAAEQFVGRWLADSMHVLIVISAFAATLAFHNAAARYLYALGREGLLPRRLARVSPKQGSPAAAVVVQTVFGLVIVVGGALIGADPYGEIFLWSNSTGVLGIMVMQALAALAVPFFFRRDRQGMPVWRVVVAPLVAFAGLAVLAVLAVVHFDLLTGRTGAVNVALLVPLPVVLAAGIAVAVRIRRRDPVRFSRLTEVDVERD, from the coding sequence ATGAACCAATCGCCCACCGCCCTCGAACCGCCCCCGGGCCCCACCGCGCCCGCCACCGGCGCCACACCGCCCCCGCCGGGGGCGAACGGTCTCGCCAAGGGCCGGATCGGCACCTTCGACCTGGTCTTCTTCGTGGTCGCCGCGGCGGCACCGCTCACCGTGCTCGCCGGGGTCGCGCCCTTCGCCATCGGTATCGGCGGTCCGGCCACCCCGCTCGGCTATCTGGTCTCCGGGGTGCTGCTGGTCCTCTTCGCCGCCGGATTCACGGCGATGAGCCGCCATGTCCGCAACGCCGGGGCCTTCTACGCGTACGTCGCCCGGGGGCTGGGCCGCACGCTCGGCGTCGCCACCGCCTATCTGGCCACGCTCTCCTACAACCTCATCGCGCCCGGTGTGGCCGCCGGTTTCGGCTACTTCGCCTCGACGACCATCGAGGACCTCACCGGTGCCGAGGTGCCGTGGTGGCCGCTGGCCACGCTCTGCGTCCTCGGGGTGGGGGTGCTCGGCTGGCTGCGGGTGACACTCAGCGCCAAGGTCCTCGGGATCGCCCTGGTACTGGAGGTCCTGGTGCTGCTGGTGATGGAGGTGGGAATCCTCGCCGACCGCGGCACCGAGGCCTTCGACACCACCTCCTTCGACCCCTCCGTGCTGGCCTCCTCCGCCGGGATGGCCGGAATGTTCGTCCTGGTCATCGGCGCCTTCACCGGTTTCGAGGCGACCGCGATCTACGCCGAGGAGGCGAGGGACCCGGCCCGGACCGTCCCCAAGGCGACCTTTATCGCCATCGGCTTCCTCGCCCTGTTCTACGCGTTCAGCGTGTGGGTGCTGATGGGCGGATTCGGGACCGACTCCTCGGTCTCCATGGCCCGGGCGGCCGACGGCCCGCAGCTCACCTTCAACGCCGCCGAACAGTTCGTCGGCCGCTGGCTGGCCGACTCGATGCATGTACTGATCGTGATCAGCGCCTTCGCGGCCACCCTCGCCTTCCACAACGCCGCGGCCCGCTATCTCTACGCCCTGGGCCGTGAGGGGCTGCTGCCGCGCCGGCTGGCCCGGGTGTCGCCCAAGCAGGGATCCCCGGCCGCGGCGGTCGTCGTCCAGACCGTGTTCGGTCTGGTGATCGTGGTCGGCGGGGCGCTGATCGGAGCCGATCCGTACGGCGAGATCTTCCTCTGGTCGAATTCCACGGGCGTGCTCGGGATCATGGTGATGCAGGCCCTGGCCGCGCTGGCCGTGCCGTTCTTCTTCCGCCGCGACCGGCAGGGGATGCCGGTCTGGCGGGTCGTCGTCGCCCCGCTGGTCGCCTTCGCCGGGCTCGCGGTCCTCGCGGTCCTCGCCGTCGTCCACTTCGACCTGCTCACCGGCCGTACGGGCGCGGTGAACGTGGCACTGCTGGTGCCGCTGCCGGTGGTCCTGGCCGCCGGGATCGCGGTCGCGGTCCGGATCCGCCGCCGGGATCCGGTGCGCTTCTCACGGCTGACCGAGGTCGACGTGGAACGCGACTGA
- a CDS encoding FGGY family carbohydrate kinase, with protein sequence MTVVLAVDQGTSGTKAVVVDDDGTQLALAEAELRPRYGDGGVVEQDPAALLASVLETGRRAVADAGRPVDVVALANQGETVLAWDPATGAPLTPAVVWQDRRAESECARLAGHAELIAARTGLVLDPYFSAPKMAWLRRNMTTDGVVTTVDSWLLHQLTGAFVTDAATAGRSLLLDLDRADWDPELVELFGLADEPLPRIAACDEIIGTTRAFGPEVPVAGIVVDQQAALIAEGCLEAGEAKCTYGTGAFLLANTGTSAVRSASGLTTSVAWRARGRTPYCVDGQVYTAASAIRWLRDLGFIGSAAELDAMAAPESDGTLCVPALAGLAAPWWRPDATATFTGMTLSTRPGHLVLAVVQGIAAQVATLCDLVAADLGSPLTRLRADGGLTRSTTLMQAQADLARLPVEVYPSPHATPLGAAALARMALDPGLSLRDAVGDWKPSAVYEPEWSEDRAAEFRATWRAVAEASPRKEASPGKAASLREGAPR encoded by the coding sequence GTGACCGTCGTTCTCGCCGTGGACCAGGGCACCTCCGGAACCAAGGCCGTCGTCGTGGACGACGACGGCACCCAACTCGCCCTCGCCGAAGCCGAACTGCGGCCCCGCTACGGTGACGGGGGAGTGGTCGAACAGGACCCGGCCGCCCTGCTCGCCTCCGTACTCGAAACCGGCCGCCGCGCCGTCGCCGACGCGGGCCGCCCGGTCGATGTCGTCGCCCTCGCCAATCAGGGCGAGACCGTCCTCGCCTGGGACCCCGCCACCGGAGCCCCACTGACCCCGGCCGTCGTCTGGCAGGACCGGCGCGCCGAATCCGAATGCGCCCGGCTGGCCGGCCACGCCGAGCTGATCGCCGCCCGCACCGGACTGGTCCTCGACCCCTACTTCTCCGCGCCCAAGATGGCCTGGCTGCGGCGGAACATGACCACCGACGGCGTCGTCACCACCGTCGACAGCTGGCTGCTGCACCAGCTCACCGGCGCCTTCGTCACGGACGCCGCCACCGCCGGCCGCTCCCTCCTCCTCGACCTCGACCGGGCCGACTGGGACCCCGAACTGGTCGAACTCTTCGGCCTTGCCGACGAGCCCCTGCCCCGGATAGCCGCCTGTGACGAGATCATCGGCACCACCCGCGCCTTCGGCCCGGAAGTCCCCGTCGCCGGCATCGTCGTGGACCAGCAAGCCGCGCTCATCGCCGAAGGCTGTCTGGAGGCGGGGGAGGCCAAGTGCACCTACGGCACCGGGGCCTTCCTCCTCGCCAACACCGGCACCAGCGCGGTGCGTTCCGCCTCCGGACTCACCACCTCGGTCGCCTGGCGGGCCCGGGGCCGTACCCCCTACTGCGTGGACGGTCAGGTGTACACGGCGGCGTCCGCGATCCGCTGGCTCCGCGACCTCGGCTTCATCGGCTCCGCGGCCGAACTCGACGCCATGGCCGCCCCGGAGTCCGACGGCACCCTGTGCGTCCCCGCACTCGCCGGGCTCGCCGCCCCCTGGTGGCGCCCCGACGCCACCGCCACCTTCACCGGAATGACCCTCTCCACCCGCCCCGGACATCTGGTGCTTGCCGTCGTCCAGGGCATCGCCGCCCAGGTCGCCACCCTCTGCGACCTGGTGGCGGCCGATCTCGGCAGCCCGCTCACCCGACTGCGCGCCGACGGCGGGCTCACCCGCAGTACGACGCTGATGCAGGCCCAGGCCGATCTCGCCCGGCTCCCGGTCGAGGTCTACCCCTCCCCGCACGCCACCCCGCTCGGCGCCGCGGCGCTGGCCAGAATGGCGCTCGACCCCGGGCTGAGCCTGCGGGATGCCGTCGGCGACTGGAAACCTTCGGCCGTCTACGAGCCCGAATGGTCCGAGGACCGGGCCGCGGAGTTCCGCGCGACCTGGCGCGCGGTCGCCGAGGCGTCCCCGCGTAAAGAGGCGTCCCCGGGTAAAGCGGCATCCCTGCGCGAGGGGGCACCGCGATGA
- a CDS encoding GntR family transcriptional regulator codes for MSSSRTTGLPARDSIGGAHLSLGDQVYLEVRERIIDGRCPSGHRVVERELADELGVSRIPVREALQRLEAEGFITVRARRGAFVAPLGPAEAADFFDIRERLEALAASLAAARADTEGLRTLEKLLERARRAAGSARRTRELVSIHADFHQQIVVMAGNPLLLDLMAPLDGRLRRLFSLTTEPADGVAMCGEHERLYAAIRDGDPAEAERIARAHVSGTREAALRLLAALEAADAPAG; via the coding sequence ATGAGCAGCAGCCGGACCACCGGCCTTCCCGCCCGTGACTCCATCGGCGGCGCGCATCTCTCCCTGGGCGACCAGGTGTATCTGGAGGTACGGGAGCGGATCATCGACGGCCGCTGCCCGTCGGGACACCGGGTCGTGGAACGGGAGCTCGCGGATGAGCTGGGGGTCTCCCGGATCCCCGTGCGCGAGGCCCTCCAGCGGCTGGAGGCCGAGGGGTTCATCACCGTCCGGGCCCGCCGGGGGGCGTTCGTCGCGCCGCTCGGTCCGGCGGAGGCGGCGGACTTCTTCGACATCCGGGAGCGGCTGGAGGCGCTGGCGGCGTCGCTGGCGGCCGCGCGGGCCGATACCGAGGGGCTGCGGACGCTGGAGAAGCTCCTCGAACGCGCCCGGCGCGCCGCGGGCTCCGCCCGCCGTACCCGGGAACTGGTCTCCATCCACGCCGACTTCCACCAGCAGATCGTGGTGATGGCGGGCAATCCGCTGCTGCTGGACCTGATGGCCCCGCTGGACGGCAGGCTCCGCAGGCTGTTCAGCCTGACCACGGAGCCCGCGGACGGTGTGGCGATGTGCGGTGAGCACGAGCGGCTCTACGCGGCCATCCGGGACGGCGACCCCGCCGAGGCGGAACGGATCGCCCGGGCCCATGTCTCCGGAACCCGGGAGGCGGCCCTCCGGTTGCTCGCCGCCCTGGAGGCGGCGGACGCGCCCGCCGGCTGA
- a CDS encoding N-acetyltransferase codes for MPAASFPSALQVRPFHREDRDQLTALVNAHAAAVVPGAGVSVNTVISGLERSPEEYVTDPWVAERVTLVAEDRRRIVAAAHLLRHRNDPDVGADYRDTGRIEWFVHLPSDGDEAAELLVSACLAQLGRWHVRARYADGRLPVPGVYGVPDAWPHVRSVLEGAGFAHTGDVESLLLAPVAGLPEPGPAPLPGLTLRREVGPLGTRLSARADGAEVAYIELDTRLDRPERHARPGGLADIADLELPDEPVPGLPEWLLGEARRWLELCGVDKLLTYADPHDADEAGEIALLTGLGFHELGRTARGWTHRAD; via the coding sequence GTGCCCGCCGCGTCTTTCCCTTCCGCACTCCAGGTGCGCCCCTTCCATCGCGAAGACCGCGATCAGCTGACCGCGCTCGTCAACGCCCACGCCGCCGCGGTCGTACCCGGTGCCGGCGTCTCGGTGAACACCGTCATCAGCGGTCTGGAGCGCTCTCCCGAGGAGTACGTCACCGATCCGTGGGTGGCCGAGCGGGTCACGCTCGTCGCCGAGGACCGGCGGCGGATCGTGGCCGCCGCGCATCTGCTGCGCCACCGCAACGACCCCGATGTCGGTGCGGACTACCGGGACACCGGCCGCATCGAATGGTTCGTCCATCTGCCGTCGGACGGGGACGAGGCCGCGGAACTGCTGGTCTCCGCCTGTCTCGCCCAGCTCGGCCGCTGGCACGTCCGGGCCCGGTACGCCGACGGACGGCTGCCGGTTCCCGGGGTGTACGGCGTCCCGGACGCCTGGCCCCATGTGCGGTCCGTCCTCGAGGGGGCCGGATTCGCCCACACCGGTGATGTCGAGTCGCTTCTCCTCGCCCCCGTGGCCGGGCTGCCCGAGCCGGGCCCGGCGCCGCTGCCGGGGCTGACCCTGCGCCGGGAGGTGGGCCCGCTCGGCACCCGGCTCAGTGCCCGCGCCGACGGTGCCGAGGTGGCGTACATCGAACTGGACACCCGTCTCGACCGGCCGGAGCGGCACGCCCGCCCCGGCGGACTGGCCGATATCGCGGACCTCGAACTGCCGGACGAGCCCGTTCCGGGGCTGCCGGAGTGGCTGCTGGGTGAGGCCCGGCGCTGGCTCGAGCTGTGCGGGGTCGACAAGCTGCTGACCTACGCGGACCCGCACGACGCGGACGAGGCCGGGGAGATCGCCCTGCTGACCGGGCTCGGCTTCCACGAACTGGGCCGGACGGCCCGCGGCTGGACCCATCGCGCGGACTGA
- a CDS encoding DeoR/GlpR family DNA-binding transcription regulator: MLPAERHRRISAVVDRAGTISTEALADQLQVSAETVRRDLGRMERRGILRRVRGGAASLAVVRQFGGEEASFADRTASHSEAKAAIGRAAAALVENGAIVAIDIGTTAVQIAHALPRDFRGTVVTPSLQVAQVVSGLPRAGVLLPGGRLRGGDLACSGPETVRFFAGIHPDIAFLGCGGVDPAAGVTDFHYEEIATKELILANSASVYAVADGSKWGRVAGYRVCAPGDCTAVITDGSASATLVTAVGETGCEVLVV; this comes from the coding sequence ATGCTTCCCGCGGAGCGCCATCGCCGTATCTCCGCCGTGGTCGACCGGGCCGGCACCATCAGCACCGAGGCCCTCGCCGACCAGCTCCAGGTCTCCGCGGAGACCGTCCGCCGGGACCTCGGAAGGATGGAGCGACGGGGAATCCTGCGCCGGGTGCGCGGTGGTGCCGCGTCCCTCGCGGTGGTCCGTCAGTTCGGCGGCGAGGAAGCCTCGTTCGCCGACCGTACCGCGTCCCATTCCGAGGCCAAGGCCGCGATCGGCCGGGCGGCCGCGGCCCTGGTGGAGAACGGGGCGATCGTGGCGATCGACATCGGCACCACCGCCGTGCAGATCGCGCACGCCCTGCCGCGGGACTTCCGCGGCACGGTCGTCACGCCCTCGCTCCAGGTGGCCCAGGTGGTGTCCGGGCTGCCGCGGGCCGGGGTGCTGCTGCCCGGCGGCCGGCTCCGCGGCGGTGATCTGGCCTGCTCCGGTCCGGAAACGGTCCGCTTCTTCGCCGGGATCCATCCGGATATCGCGTTCCTCGGCTGCGGCGGGGTCGACCCCGCGGCCGGGGTGACGGACTTCCACTACGAGGAGATCGCCACCAAGGAGCTGATCCTGGCCAACAGTGCTTCCGTCTACGCGGTCGCCGACGGCAGCAAATGGGGGCGGGTCGCCGGATATCGCGTCTGCGCGCCCGGCGACTGCACGGCGGTGATCACCGACGGATCGGCGTCGGCCACCCTGGTGACGGCCGTCGGGGAGACCGGCTGCGAGGTGCTGGTGGTCTGA